Proteins encoded within one genomic window of Brachybacterium muris:
- the era gene encoding GTPase Era, with protein sequence MDTTGAGTHRSGFVALVGRPNVGKSTLTNALVGDKVAITSSKPQTTRRAIRGIVTRPDAQIVLVDTPGVHRPRTLLGERLNDLVRETLAEVDVVCFCLPADQKLGPGDRFIAEDLAELRRGRRGPRVIAVVTKTDLVSRDAVAEHLVAVSEMLECDDIVPISAVQGTQVDVLLDVIAQNLPAGPPLYPDDQLTEESRDDRIAELIREAALEGVRDELPHSIAVVVEEVVEVDPDGDPFAHVEPGKGRLTVRASLFVERDSQKGIIIGRGGSRLKEVGSQARAGINELVGRKVHLDLRVKVAKDWQRDPKQLGRLGF encoded by the coding sequence ATGGACACGACAGGCGCGGGGACCCACCGCTCCGGCTTCGTGGCCCTGGTGGGCCGGCCCAATGTCGGCAAGTCCACCCTGACCAATGCCCTGGTGGGCGACAAGGTGGCGATCACCTCGTCCAAGCCGCAGACCACTCGCCGGGCGATCCGTGGCATCGTCACCCGCCCCGATGCGCAGATTGTGCTGGTGGACACCCCCGGCGTGCACCGCCCCCGCACCTTGCTCGGGGAGCGCCTGAACGACCTTGTGCGCGAGACCCTTGCCGAGGTGGACGTGGTGTGCTTCTGCCTGCCGGCCGATCAGAAGCTGGGGCCGGGGGACAGGTTCATCGCCGAGGACCTCGCGGAGCTGCGCCGCGGCCGGCGCGGCCCCCGCGTCATCGCCGTGGTCACCAAGACCGACCTGGTCAGTCGAGACGCCGTCGCCGAGCACCTGGTGGCCGTCAGCGAGATGCTGGAGTGCGACGACATCGTCCCCATCAGCGCCGTGCAGGGCACCCAGGTCGACGTGCTGCTGGACGTCATCGCCCAGAACCTGCCGGCTGGCCCGCCGCTGTACCCGGACGACCAGCTCACCGAGGAGTCCCGCGACGACCGCATCGCCGAGCTGATCCGCGAGGCGGCACTGGAGGGCGTGCGCGACGAGCTGCCCCACTCCATCGCCGTGGTGGTCGAGGAAGTGGTGGAGGTGGACCCCGACGGTGATCCCTTCGCCCACGTCGAACCCGGCAAGGGACGCCTCACGGTCCGGGCCAGCCTGTTCGTGGAGCGCGACAGCCAGAAGGGCATCATCATCGGCCGCGGCGGCTCGCGCCTGAAGGAAGTGGGCTCGCAGGCCCGTGCAGGCATCAATGAGCTGGTGGGACGCAAGGTCCACCTGGACCTGCGGGTCAAGGTCGCCAAGGACTGGCAGCGCGACCCCAAGCAGCTGGGTCGCCTCGGCTTCTGA
- a CDS encoding hemolysin family protein, with protein MTLAAGILIPVAIVGLVIGAVLTAADSALAATTRSALERALEDRPAGVRRRVLHQHEDSHRTLAAVSLGRILAEAVMAVAIAALVFLWLDGWVVPVLVSLAIASVMLFIGLSVSPRTIGRRRPEAVLISTAPLVSAVRTVLWPPASALIALSSVFTPGAAEEDGPYGVDSELRSSVDRALEKQHLEVAEHDMIQGVFDLRDTIVRELMVPRTDMVAIPAGSTAEQAMRLFVRSGFSRIPVIGENVDDLLGMLYVKDVMRAMHSPWDPRPDRPVEEIARRAHFVPEFVSADVVLRQMQTSRVHIAIVVDEYGGVSGIVTIEDVVEEIVGEIADEHDRTEQKIEDLGEGTYRVPAREGVSEVGELFGLEIDDEDVDSIGGLLGKAIGRVPIVGSRGTIHGLQLEAERTTGRRKRLSTLLVSRATGPSTDDEPDAPHTPIADAARSDRATRQEDPREQ; from the coding sequence ATGACCCTCGCCGCCGGGATCCTGATCCCCGTCGCGATCGTGGGCCTGGTGATCGGTGCGGTGCTCACCGCCGCGGACTCCGCTCTCGCAGCGACCACCCGCTCCGCCCTGGAGCGGGCCCTGGAGGACCGCCCCGCCGGTGTGCGGCGCCGGGTGCTTCACCAGCACGAGGACTCCCACCGCACCCTGGCTGCCGTGAGCCTGGGCCGGATCCTCGCCGAGGCCGTGATGGCCGTGGCGATCGCCGCCCTGGTGTTCCTGTGGCTGGACGGCTGGGTGGTGCCGGTGCTGGTGTCGCTGGCGATCGCCTCGGTGATGCTGTTCATCGGCCTGTCCGTCTCCCCGCGCACCATCGGCCGGCGCCGCCCCGAGGCGGTGCTCATCTCCACCGCCCCCCTGGTGAGCGCGGTGCGCACCGTGCTGTGGCCCCCGGCGAGCGCCCTGATCGCGCTGAGCAGCGTGTTCACCCCCGGTGCCGCGGAGGAGGACGGCCCCTACGGGGTGGACTCCGAGCTGCGCTCCAGCGTGGACCGGGCCCTGGAGAAGCAGCACCTGGAGGTCGCCGAGCACGACATGATCCAGGGCGTGTTCGACCTGCGCGACACCATCGTGCGCGAGCTGATGGTGCCCCGCACCGACATGGTCGCCATCCCCGCGGGCTCCACCGCGGAGCAGGCCATGCGCCTGTTCGTCCGTTCCGGTTTCTCCCGCATCCCGGTGATCGGCGAGAACGTGGACGACCTGTTGGGGATGCTCTACGTCAAGGACGTCATGCGGGCGATGCACTCCCCGTGGGACCCGCGCCCGGACCGTCCCGTCGAGGAGATCGCCCGCCGTGCCCACTTCGTTCCCGAGTTCGTCTCGGCCGACGTGGTGCTGCGGCAGATGCAGACCAGCCGCGTGCACATCGCGATCGTGGTGGACGAGTACGGCGGCGTCTCCGGCATCGTCACCATCGAGGACGTGGTCGAGGAGATCGTGGGCGAGATCGCCGACGAGCACGACCGCACCGAGCAGAAGATCGAGGACCTGGGAGAGGGCACCTATCGGGTGCCTGCCCGCGAGGGCGTCTCCGAGGTGGGCGAGCTGTTCGGCCTGGAGATCGACGACGAGGACGTGGACAGCATCGGCGGTCTGCTCGGCAAGGCCATCGGGCGCGTCCCGATCGTCGGCTCCCGCGGCACCATCCATGGCCTCCAGCTCGAGGCGGAGCGCACCACCGGACGGCGCAAGCGTCTGTCCACCCTGCTGGTCTCCCGCGCCACCGGCCCCAGCACCGATGACGAGCCCGACGCCCCGCACACCCCCATCGCCGACGCTGCTCGCAGCGACCGCGCCACCCGCCAGGAGGACCCCCGTGAGCAATGA
- the ybeY gene encoding rRNA maturation RNase YbeY, whose product MTIEVRNETTARVDETEFVHLARFVFEALHLHPATELSILFVDEEAMERLHVQWMDEPGPTDVLSFPMDELTPGTAERPAPEGLLGDVVICPSVASKQAAGSGHSAVEEMLLLTCHSILHLLGYDHAEEDERRVMFDLQRKLLLTFLASRRDS is encoded by the coding sequence ATGACCATCGAGGTCCGCAACGAGACCACCGCCCGTGTGGACGAGACGGAGTTCGTCCACCTCGCCCGCTTCGTGTTCGAGGCCCTCCACCTGCACCCGGCCACCGAGCTCTCGATCCTGTTCGTGGACGAGGAGGCGATGGAACGCCTGCACGTGCAGTGGATGGACGAGCCCGGCCCCACCGACGTGCTCAGCTTCCCCATGGACGAGCTGACCCCCGGCACCGCCGAGCGGCCCGCGCCGGAGGGGCTGCTGGGCGACGTGGTGATCTGCCCGTCGGTGGCCTCGAAGCAGGCGGCCGGGTCCGGTCACAGCGCCGTCGAGGAGATGCTGCTGCTGACCTGCCACTCCATCCTGCACCTGCTTGGCTACGACCACGCCGAGGAGGACGAGCGTCGGGTGATGTTCGACCTGCAGCGCAAGCTGCTGCTGACGTTCCTCGCCTCGCGCCGCGACTCATGA
- a CDS encoding PhoH family protein produces MTDPVTPTPGRTPEVIERRLAIPDHLSPFQVLGENDQALAALEEQVPDTDVHVRGHQITLRGTEEALRRSEHIVRALIELAATGQAVTAEAVQRAAALYGDDRAQGERLEQVLSRTILSSRGRTIRPKTMGQKSYIEAIESSTITFGIGPAGTGKTYLAVAMAVQQLLSKQINRIILTRPAVEAGERLGFLPGTLNEKIDPYLRPLYDALHDMLDPESIPRLMGAGTIEVAPLAYMRGRTLNDAFIILDEAQNTTPEQMKMFLTRLGFNSTMVVTGDVTQVDLPGATKSGLRVVEQVLGGVDDISFCRLSPRDVVRHRLVSDIVEAYGRWEVGPGGNRDSRHRGSGSGRGTNPKGA; encoded by the coding sequence GTGACCGACCCCGTCACCCCCACGCCCGGCCGCACCCCCGAGGTGATCGAACGCCGCCTGGCGATCCCCGACCATCTCAGCCCCTTCCAGGTGCTCGGGGAGAACGACCAGGCGCTCGCCGCCCTCGAGGAGCAGGTGCCCGACACCGACGTGCACGTGCGTGGCCACCAGATCACCCTGCGCGGCACCGAGGAGGCGCTGCGCCGCAGCGAGCACATCGTGCGCGCCCTGATCGAGCTGGCCGCCACCGGGCAGGCCGTCACCGCCGAGGCCGTGCAGCGCGCCGCAGCCCTCTACGGGGACGACCGCGCCCAGGGGGAGCGACTGGAGCAGGTGCTCTCGCGCACCATCCTGTCCTCGCGCGGCCGTACCATCCGCCCCAAGACCATGGGGCAGAAGTCGTACATCGAGGCCATCGAGTCCTCCACCATCACCTTCGGGATCGGGCCCGCCGGCACCGGCAAGACCTACCTGGCCGTCGCGATGGCCGTCCAGCAGCTGCTTTCCAAGCAGATCAACCGGATTATCCTCACCCGGCCCGCCGTGGAGGCGGGGGAGCGGCTGGGCTTCCTGCCCGGCACGCTGAACGAGAAGATCGACCCGTACCTGCGGCCGCTGTACGACGCCCTGCACGACATGCTGGACCCGGAGTCGATCCCGCGGCTGATGGGCGCCGGGACCATCGAGGTGGCACCGCTGGCGTACATGCGCGGCCGCACCCTGAACGACGCGTTCATCATCCTGGACGAGGCGCAGAACACCACCCCTGAGCAGATGAAGATGTTCCTGACCCGCCTGGGGTTCAACTCCACGATGGTGGTCACCGGCGACGTCACCCAGGTGGACCTGCCCGGCGCCACCAAGAGCGGGCTGCGGGTGGTCGAGCAGGTCCTCGGCGGGGTGGACGACATCTCCTTCTGCCGCCTGTCCCCGCGGGACGTGGTGCGCCACCGCCTGGTCAGCGACATCGTCGAGGCCTACGGACGCTGGGAGGTGGGCCCGGGAGGCAACCGCGACTCGCGCCACCGCGGCAGCGGCTCCGGCCGTGGCACGAACCCCAAGGGAGCCTGA
- a CDS encoding histidine triad nucleotide-binding protein, which yields MNADAAERRDEDCVFCKIVAGEIPSERIHEDDQVIAFKDLNPQAPVHVLVVPREHRADVRELAHQPEQLAHVVAVAGSLAQQLADGDFRLVFNTGQSAGQTVFHVHAHVLASGELAEGEL from the coding sequence ATGAATGCTGACGCCGCCGAACGCCGCGACGAGGACTGCGTGTTCTGCAAGATCGTCGCCGGTGAGATCCCCTCCGAGCGCATCCACGAGGACGATCAGGTGATCGCCTTCAAGGACCTCAACCCCCAGGCACCCGTGCATGTGCTGGTGGTGCCGCGCGAGCACCGCGCCGATGTGCGAGAGCTCGCCCATCAGCCCGAGCAGCTGGCGCACGTGGTGGCCGTGGCCGGCTCACTGGCCCAGCAGTTGGCCGATGGCGACTTCCGTCTCGTGTTCAACACCGGCCAGAGCGCCGGGCAGACCGTCTTCCACGTGCACGCGCACGTCCTGGCGAGCGGAGAGCTCGCAGAAGGAGAACTGTGA
- a CDS encoding NADPH-dependent FMN reductase produces the protein MTKLGVLIASARPNRVGEHVARWVTDTVKERFGDAEHRAEVDLIDLADVTLPAFDGLTSPKADGTKTTDHARAWGERIAALDALIIVTPEYNGSYPGALKNAIDYLYEEWSGLPVLMVGYGWGAGTGVLELLERLLTRIGADVMGSVGLAFPADLSLEGDVHVGEEPTAALHDRLEALEAKALTSVA, from the coding sequence ATGACGAAGCTCGGAGTCCTCATCGCCAGCGCCCGTCCTAACCGTGTCGGGGAGCACGTGGCCCGCTGGGTCACCGACACCGTGAAGGAGCGCTTCGGCGATGCCGAGCACCGCGCGGAGGTCGATCTGATCGACCTGGCCGATGTGACCCTGCCCGCGTTCGACGGGCTCACCAGCCCCAAGGCCGACGGCACCAAGACGACCGACCATGCCCGCGCCTGGGGTGAGCGCATCGCCGCCCTGGACGCCCTGATCATCGTCACCCCGGAGTACAACGGCTCCTACCCGGGTGCGCTGAAGAACGCCATCGACTACCTGTACGAGGAGTGGAGCGGCTTGCCCGTGCTGATGGTGGGATACGGCTGGGGTGCCGGTACCGGCGTGCTCGAGCTGCTGGAGCGCCTGCTGACCCGTATCGGTGCCGATGTGATGGGCTCGGTGGGTCTCGCGTTCCCCGCGGACCTGTCGCTCGAGGGTGATGTGCACGTGGGCGAGGAGCCCACCGCTGCTCTTCACGACCGCCTCGAGGCGCTGGAGGCGAAGGCCCTCACCTCCGTCGCCTGA
- a CDS encoding 16S rRNA (uracil(1498)-N(3))-methyltransferase, whose protein sequence is MPTTPSAFLILDDALARSAVGAELTLDGEEGRHAAKVARIGAGEQILLTDAAGRQVLAEVTTARKEALDLRLLADPSAPVERSPRLTLVQALATGGRDEQAVESATELGVDRVVPWQAQRSVAVWRGEKLRKGRTRWENTVRAAVKQCRRPGIPVVDEPVSTGELVEDVHRCTAGGALVLVLHEQESVGLMTLAEELRAIGERSGAGEPAAEIVIIVGPEGGIAEDELTALREAGARSVLLGPEVLRSSTAGPAAIAVLSALVGRWG, encoded by the coding sequence ATGCCCACCACCCCCTCCGCCTTCCTGATCCTCGACGACGCTCTGGCCAGGTCCGCTGTCGGCGCCGAGCTGACGCTGGATGGCGAGGAGGGCCGCCATGCAGCGAAAGTGGCCCGCATCGGGGCCGGGGAGCAGATCCTGCTCACCGACGCCGCCGGCAGGCAGGTGCTCGCGGAGGTCACCACTGCCCGCAAGGAAGCGCTCGACCTGCGGCTGCTGGCCGATCCCTCCGCTCCGGTGGAGCGCTCACCGCGCCTCACCCTGGTGCAGGCCCTGGCCACCGGAGGGCGCGACGAGCAGGCAGTGGAGTCGGCCACCGAACTCGGTGTGGACCGCGTGGTGCCCTGGCAGGCCCAGCGCTCGGTCGCGGTGTGGCGAGGGGAGAAGCTGCGCAAGGGACGCACCCGCTGGGAGAACACCGTGCGCGCCGCTGTGAAGCAGTGCCGCCGCCCCGGCATCCCCGTGGTCGACGAACCGGTGAGCACCGGTGAGCTGGTCGAGGACGTTCACCGGTGCACCGCAGGCGGCGCCCTGGTGCTGGTGCTGCACGAACAGGAGTCCGTAGGCCTGATGACGCTGGCCGAGGAACTGCGGGCGATAGGGGAGAGGTCCGGTGCCGGTGAGCCGGCCGCCGAGATCGTGATCATCGTCGGTCCCGAGGGCGGCATCGCCGAGGACGAGCTCACTGCCCTGCGCGAGGCAGGGGCCCGCAGCGTGCTGCTGGGACCGGAGGTGCTGCGCTCCTCCACCGCTGGACCGGCGGCGATCGCCGTGCTCAGTGCCCTGGTGGGCCGCTGGGGCTGA
- the dnaJ gene encoding molecular chaperone DnaJ translates to MNEDYYDLLGVSRDASTEEIKKAYRKLARTLHPDVNPDPEAAEKFKKVSQAYETLSHADKRRQYDMGGGPGMGGFPGGGAGFDFNDIFDMFAGAAGMRGGRGQGPVPRQRRGSDVLRRVGIELRDVVFGTEKEIRFRTAGRCERCNGSCCEPGTSPTRCTACGGSGHVQRVAQSLLGQMVTMAPCPTCEGHGDVIESPCTACSGHGRVTTERDVTVRIPSGVENGTRIQLRGEGEVGEAGGPAGDLFVELSVAEHDTFVRDGEDLVTTVEVPMTSAALGATVPLETFDGVQELDIRPGAQPGEEITLKGLGVTPLRRERRGDIRVVLDVDIPTSLTDEERDLLEQFARIRGDEATRRNGQGPFAKLRERLRDL, encoded by the coding sequence GTGAACGAGGACTACTACGACCTGCTCGGCGTCTCCCGCGACGCCTCCACCGAGGAGATCAAGAAGGCGTACCGCAAGCTGGCCCGCACCCTGCACCCGGACGTCAACCCCGATCCCGAGGCCGCCGAGAAGTTCAAGAAGGTCTCCCAGGCCTACGAGACCCTGTCCCACGCCGACAAGCGCCGCCAGTACGACATGGGCGGCGGCCCCGGCATGGGCGGCTTCCCCGGGGGCGGTGCAGGCTTCGACTTCAACGACATCTTCGACATGTTCGCCGGCGCCGCCGGCATGCGCGGTGGCCGCGGGCAGGGCCCCGTCCCGCGCCAGCGTCGCGGCAGCGACGTGCTGCGTCGCGTGGGCATCGAGCTGCGCGACGTGGTGTTCGGGACCGAGAAGGAGATCCGCTTCCGCACGGCGGGCCGCTGCGAGCGCTGCAACGGCTCGTGCTGTGAGCCCGGCACCAGCCCCACCCGCTGCACCGCCTGTGGCGGCTCCGGGCACGTGCAGCGCGTGGCCCAGTCACTGCTGGGCCAGATGGTCACCATGGCCCCCTGCCCCACCTGCGAGGGCCACGGCGACGTGATCGAGTCCCCCTGCACCGCCTGCTCCGGCCATGGCCGTGTCACCACCGAGCGCGACGTCACCGTGCGCATCCCCTCCGGCGTGGAGAACGGGACCCGCATCCAGCTGCGTGGCGAGGGCGAGGTCGGTGAGGCCGGCGGACCGGCCGGCGACCTCTTCGTCGAGCTCAGCGTGGCCGAGCACGACACCTTCGTGCGTGACGGCGAGGACCTGGTCACCACGGTCGAGGTGCCGATGACCTCCGCCGCCCTCGGTGCCACGGTGCCCCTGGAAACTTTCGACGGGGTCCAGGAGCTGGACATCCGTCCCGGCGCTCAGCCCGGCGAGGAGATCACCCTGAAGGGTCTGGGCGTCACCCCGCTGCGTCGCGAGCGACGCGGTGACATCCGGGTGGTGCTGGACGTGGACATCCCCACCTCCCTGACCGACGAGGAGCGCGACCTGCTGGAGCAGTTCGCCCGCATCCGCGGTGACGAGGCCACCCGCCGAAACGGACAGGGCCCCTTCGCCAAGCTCCGCGAGCGCCTGCGCGACCTCTGA
- the hrcA gene encoding heat-inducible transcriptional repressor HrcA: MRATDSRKLQILGAIVEDYVSTREPVGSKSLLDRHDLGVSAATVRNDMSVLEEEGLITQPHTSAGRVPTDKGYRAFVDHVATVKPLSTSERRAIQAFLEDAGDVEELLLRTVRLLAQTTHQVAMVQYPARKQARIRHVELVKVADALLLVVLITESGRVDQRTVPLLAARDAAFYEGLRDQLNRAVSGREVTDVERALVDLIDAQPPSEQASVAEVASALTILAASRAEDRIMMAGTANIARSAEDFARDVEPLLDVLEEQLVLLRLFTEMHAQPGSVEVRIGSELQTEAFTQAAVVGAGYGAGSHLAILGPTRMDYVTGISTVQAIARYVSRYLE, translated from the coding sequence GTGAGAGCGACGGACAGTCGGAAGCTGCAGATCCTCGGCGCCATCGTCGAGGACTACGTGTCCACCCGCGAGCCCGTGGGCTCGAAGTCCCTGCTGGACCGCCACGACCTCGGGGTATCCGCCGCCACCGTGCGCAACGACATGTCAGTGCTGGAGGAGGAAGGGCTGATCACCCAGCCCCACACCTCCGCGGGCCGCGTGCCCACCGACAAGGGCTACCGCGCCTTCGTGGACCACGTGGCCACCGTCAAGCCGCTGTCAACCTCCGAGCGGCGCGCCATCCAGGCGTTCCTGGAGGATGCCGGTGACGTCGAGGAGCTGCTGCTGCGCACCGTGCGGCTGCTGGCCCAGACCACCCACCAGGTGGCGATGGTCCAGTACCCCGCCCGCAAGCAGGCCCGCATCCGCCACGTCGAACTGGTGAAGGTCGCCGATGCCCTGCTGCTGGTGGTGCTGATCACCGAGTCCGGCCGGGTGGACCAGCGCACCGTGCCCCTGCTCGCGGCGCGCGACGCCGCCTTCTACGAGGGGCTGCGCGACCAGCTGAACCGGGCCGTGTCAGGGCGCGAGGTGACCGACGTCGAGCGGGCCCTCGTCGATCTGATCGACGCGCAGCCGCCCAGCGAGCAGGCCAGCGTGGCGGAAGTGGCCTCGGCACTCACGATCCTGGCGGCCTCCCGCGCGGAGGACCGCATCATGATGGCCGGCACCGCCAACATCGCCCGCTCCGCCGAGGACTTCGCACGCGACGTGGAGCCCCTGCTGGACGTGCTCGAGGAGCAACTGGTGCTACTGCGCCTGTTCACCGAGATGCACGCCCAGCCCGGCTCGGTCGAGGTGCGCATCGGATCCGAGCTGCAGACCGAGGCCTTCACCCAGGCCGCCGTGGTCGGTGCCGGGTACGGCGCCGGCTCCCACCTGGCCATCCTGGGCCCCACCCGCATGGACTACGTCACCGGTATCTCGACCGTGCAGGCCATCGCCCGCTACGTGTCCCGCTACCTCGAATGA
- a CDS encoding DUF3097 family protein produces MWAVSDRASRPADRYGRDVLSSAPPSHHRRRPVAREVLAQRDLVVEDAATGFTGAITRVEKAGGVHVVELEDGRGRRRGFPLGPGFMIDGKPVVLTLPQRRAEPSGPKRSASGSVYVEGAKARTARASRIWVEGKHDAELVQKVWGHDLRIEGVVVEMLDGADNLVERVQDFAPGPGRRLGVLVDHLVPGSKESRIAEQVMRLPGARGNVAVLGHPYVDVWQAVRPARVGLKAWPHVPRGTDIKVGTLAALGWPHRDQADIAEGWQRILATVRSYADVEPTLSGRIEELIDWVTVEG; encoded by the coding sequence GTGTGGGCCGTGTCCGACCGTGCTTCCCGTCCCGCCGACCGCTACGGCCGCGACGTGCTCTCCTCCGCTCCCCCCTCGCACCATCGCCGCCGCCCGGTGGCGCGCGAGGTCCTGGCCCAGCGGGACCTGGTGGTCGAGGACGCCGCCACCGGTTTCACCGGCGCCATCACCCGGGTGGAGAAGGCCGGTGGCGTGCACGTGGTGGAGCTGGAGGACGGCCGAGGGCGCCGCCGCGGGTTCCCCCTGGGCCCCGGATTCATGATCGACGGCAAGCCGGTGGTGCTCACCCTGCCGCAGCGCCGCGCGGAGCCGTCGGGCCCCAAGCGCTCCGCGAGCGGCTCCGTGTACGTCGAGGGGGCGAAGGCGCGCACCGCACGCGCTTCCCGCATCTGGGTGGAGGGGAAGCACGACGCCGAGCTGGTGCAGAAGGTGTGGGGCCACGACCTGCGCATCGAGGGCGTGGTGGTGGAGATGCTGGACGGTGCCGACAATCTGGTGGAGCGGGTGCAGGACTTCGCTCCCGGTCCTGGCCGCCGCCTGGGGGTGCTGGTGGACCACCTGGTGCCCGGGTCCAAGGAGTCGCGGATCGCCGAGCAGGTGATGCGCCTGCCGGGCGCCCGCGGCAACGTGGCGGTGCTCGGTCACCCTTATGTGGACGTGTGGCAGGCGGTCCGCCCGGCCCGGGTGGGGCTGAAGGCTTGGCCCCACGTGCCTCGCGGCACCGACATCAAGGTGGGCACCCTGGCGGCTCTTGGCTGGCCCCACCGGGACCAGGCCGACATCGCCGAGGGATGGCAGCGGATCCTGGCGACGGTGAGGTCCTACGCGGATGTGGAGCCCACGCTGTCGGGCCGCATCGAGGAGCTCATCGACTGGGTGACGGTCGAGGGCTGA
- a CDS encoding DUF4870 domain-containing protein yields the protein MNEQSHPYDPYRNEPGQPGADDQRGAFDGAPAQPADDVTADPYSSPAHDATALDGAPAEPADDRTGDPAAAHPHDPYVYQAGQQQSADPYAAPAAGGAAAGAGAAYGAPQGSGPAGQQPDHAGQQPGYAGQQGAGHGYQQGAGYGGQQGPAYGAQGAQNGNVPPAGIKGVYEGPLSGQPTSDSDSRLWSMLSHLSVVLGHLFSWGFLGWVGPLIIFLVYKDRDRFIRYNAAEALNGAIAVVICQVVLSVVLGIFGVITLGFGFAIFPLVGVPALVQLIFSIIGAVKANQGTWWNYPVNIRLVK from the coding sequence ATGAACGAGCAGTCGCATCCCTACGATCCCTACCGCAACGAGCCGGGTCAGCCCGGCGCAGATGATCAGCGCGGCGCCTTCGACGGCGCACCTGCGCAGCCGGCGGACGACGTCACCGCCGATCCGTACTCGAGCCCCGCCCACGACGCCACGGCTCTGGACGGCGCACCCGCTGAGCCGGCCGATGACCGCACCGGTGATCCGGCCGCCGCGCATCCCCATGACCCCTACGTCTATCAGGCGGGTCAGCAGCAGTCGGCCGATCCGTACGCGGCTCCCGCAGCCGGCGGTGCCGCCGCAGGTGCAGGTGCTGCCTACGGCGCGCCGCAGGGCTCCGGCCCCGCAGGCCAGCAGCCCGATCACGCGGGGCAGCAGCCCGGCTATGCCGGGCAGCAGGGTGCCGGTCATGGGTATCAGCAGGGGGCCGGGTACGGCGGTCAGCAGGGCCCGGCGTACGGCGCCCAGGGTGCGCAGAACGGCAATGTACCGCCGGCGGGCATCAAGGGCGTGTACGAAGGACCGCTGTCCGGACAGCCCACCTCGGACTCCGACTCCCGCCTGTGGTCGATGCTCTCGCACCTCTCCGTGGTGCTGGGCCACCTCTTCAGCTGGGGCTTCCTGGGCTGGGTGGGTCCGCTGATCATCTTCCTGGTGTACAAGGACCGTGACCGGTTCATCCGGTACAACGCCGCCGAGGCCCTCAACGGCGCCATCGCCGTGGTGATCTGCCAGGTGGTGCTCTCCGTGGTGCTCGGCATCTTCGGGGTGATCACCCTGGGCTTCGGCTTCGCGATCTTCCCGCTGGTGGGCGTCCCCGCCCTGGTCCAGCTGATCTTCTCGATCATCGGGGCCGTGAAGGCGAACCAGGGCACGTGGTGGAACTACCCGGTCAACATCCGCCTGGTGAAGTGA